The genomic window AATCTCCCAGAAAAGAAATTCGCGGATAGATACCTCAATTATCTTTCAACGCTCGAAGGCGATATGTACATGGCCTTCTACGACAAGATAACCGAACTCCACAGGGAGGCCGTGAATAGCGCCGATTTCAAAGCCAAAAAATTTACGGAAGATGACGTAGCATCGGCGATAGAACGCTCTCTGAGGGATGCGATATCCGGCGGTAAACCTAAAGGATTGAGCACCTTTGGACTGCTGCATTATGCGGGGCTTGATAAGAACAAGAAGCCGAGTTTTGCAGCAAAGACGGATGATAAAGGTAGGTTTGGAGGAGAAGCTTCAGTCGTAACATATTTCGACAGCGGTCGTGCCATACTGCAGGGAAGGTTGAGCGCAGATGTCAGGGCATGGGATATAAATCCGAATTGGTCGCTTTCTGTTCACGGTGGGGTGGCATACGGAGAGAGGCCTGGCTATTTTACCAGAGAGCTCAATCGCCCAACAAGCAATCCACAAGGGGTGAAGGATAACTCTCTCGTAACCGGCATAAACTTGTCGGTTGATGGAAAGGTTATGGTAGGCAAGGAAGGCGAGAAGCGGCCTCTCGGCATGTCGATTGTTGCCGGTATTGTTGAAGACGGCAATGATTTTCGAAACAGGATAGTTTTCCCAAGTTATACCCTGTCCATTCCGTTTGGTAAAAAGGATGAGACGGGTAGTGGCTCTGTAAGTCTTGGGGCCTCCATTGGCAAATATTTAGATATAAACACTAACTCCAATACGCAAGATCAATGGAATCTTAATGAGTCGTTTTTTCTTGGCGGATCAGCAGGTGTAAAATGGCTGATGAATAAAGCGTGGAAAGCTAATTTGGGTCTATCGCTACAGTATGATCATACTCTTAACGGAAGCGCCGCAAAGCTTTTACAGGGATTATTTGAACTTTCTGCTCAGCTCCCTGGAACCGGCCTCGCAGGCGCCTTTAAGATGATATATTCAGGAAGCTACTCTGAAAATAATTGGCATTATCTGAGCTTTAGAATTCCGATTGAGTTCATGTTCCCACTGCCAGAGGGATGGGAAATAGGTCCCCAAGTTATCTACAGGACCGATTTGTTTAGTACAGGATTCGATAAAACAAACGACTCCAATTATACATTAGATTCAGCTGCAAACGGCGGCACGATACCGAGTTCAATAGTCACCGATCCTTCCAATGGAAAGTTTATTCATATTTTAAATCCGCAATTGTGCATTAAACATGATGGAACCGTTGTCGGCGCTAGAGTTTGCATGGGATATGCCTGTGCCATGCAGAATCCTTACATTAACCATTTTGGAACGTTTAATGGTGCACTAACTTGGTAACGGGGTTGATGGTATTAGTCCATACTAAAGAGCTTTGGATAGAGAGAGGATAGGGATATGAAAATAAAATTCTCCTGGATTTCGAAACTTCTTCTACTCGCGGTCGTATTTCTGACCGCCTGCGACGACGGAGAGCTGAGGGTGCGTAGGCATAGCTTCAGCATAACACCGGCGTCACCGGTGATCGTGAAATTCAACGCCGATCCGAACCAGATTCTGCTCGGAGAGAGCACCACGATAACATGGGAGGTTTCAGGGGCGGACTCGATCGAGATAACTTCCGTCGGCAAGGACGGATCCTCTCCCATTCACGTTGAAACCAAGGAAAATGCCGGAACGGTGGTTGCGAAGAACCTCACGGCCGACACCGATTTCATAATAACCGCTGCCGTCGCCGCAGGCGCAGGAGCGGAAGGTGACGTAGCCCCGAAGGGGTTCTCGATAGGCGCGTATCCCCCGAAGGGAGAGGATGTTGCGATAGGCGGGAAGATTGGAGATCCTTCGGGTTCATCCACCGCCCTCCCCTCCACAAAGACCATCACTGTGAAGGTCGTTGCGGTCGAGGAAGTAAACGCGATGATCACAGCCGATAAGGAAACGCTGGCAGATGGCGAATCCACGATAATCCGCTGGAGCGTGACCCCTGAGGATGCGACGGTAGAAGTGCTCGATGATCAGGGCGTTGCGGCAGAGCCAACCTATGCCGGAGATGACTGTTTGATCAGCGACCCGACTGAGCTTCTCGAACGCGGAACTCCGACGGATCAGGTTCCAGCAAAGGGATGCGCTGTGGTATCGCCATTGCAAAGCTCGGTATATACGGTGACAGGCACCTCCAAGAGCGGAACTATCGGCAGCGCTGATGTGGCAGTTTCCGTAGCAAATGTTGAAATATTTGCAGAGATAAAGGTAAACGGTGTTAAGAATGCCAAGGTCTTCAGTTTTTCAGATCCGCTCGATATAACATGGAAGGCCGAACCTGCAGGGTCAATCGTTACAATAAAAGCGAATCCAACAGCAGTATCGTGCACTCCGGAGTTACCTGCTGGACAGGCGGTCAATTATTCAAGTGCGAGCTGTGTAGTTTCTGGAGCTACAGAGTTTATAATCGAGGTAGAGACACCATCTGCTGGTAAAGCAAGTGACACGGCTAACGTTGCACTAGGAGAAACAAATGTTGGTTTGGATATACGCTCGGATGAATGGGCATTCCCGGGAGAAGAGGTTTCTCTGGAAATTAAAGCCGCCAGTGGCACCGATGCGTCTCAGATAAAGGAAGTCCAAATTTCAGACCTATCTGCGGCAGGGTTCATCAAAAGAATTCAACTTCCGACTGCAGGCCTTGTTAAAGTAATTACCCCTCCAGAAGGAATCAGAGTAAAGATGGTTGATACTTCGGATCACGTAACTGATTATGGAGTGATGGTAAGAAGCGTTACGACATTTATTGAAAATGTAACTGAAAATGCAGATGCCATAACTACGCTTTCGTTTGATCCAAATAACAAGGCTACGAGGTTTGCCGGCGTGCAAATGTCAGGCTGGAATACCGGCAAACTCAGAATTTACAAGAATGGTGCAGATATCGATATTGATCTTGGGGCAGCTTTAAAAGCCGCAAATTCGATAGGTAGTGGATGGGTAGAAAGTTTCTTGGATGAGGTAATTCATTACTTCCCTGTCAACGCAATATCCGTTCGACCTGGCAACTCAAATGAAATATACGTTGCTACCACAGGCGGAGTGATGATTTCAGATGATGCTGGTAAAAATTTTAGCATGCTCACTCCTGCTAGAGTTATAAGCTCAAACGGTAAGGACTATGATGGATCGCATCCAACCTGTAGAGGGCTTGAACTAAAAGGCAGTAAGGCGACTTTCAAAAAGCAGATAGTCAACCTTAAACAGGTTTGCGATGTAGAAATTTCGAAGAGTGGGAGGATTCTCGTAGCAACTGACATGGGAATCCTGACAATAAGAGATGTTCAGGCATTTCGCAATAAAGAGGCTGGCGCTGGCGTGATAGGAAGGCCATCTGAAGGCCAAACCGCTGAAAGCTCCGGTTATTTAACTTTTGGCCATGTAGTGGATGATGTGATTTGCGTAGATATCGACTCATGTTCAAAGGCTTTTGCTGCAGCTGACAATGGAATATTTGTCAGCAATGATGGCGGTGAAACTTGGACATCATTTGGAGAAGTTTCATCGAGAGCTTACGAACTTAAAATTCTAGGAGATACTATATACGCAGCGACAGAATCAGGCATATATCAATCGCCTATAGCATCTGCGGGATGGGTAAAAATGGGAGTGGATTCCAAAGTGCTCTCGCTCGCCATTGATCCCACAGTGGGTAAATTTGGAAGAATGTTAATAGCCGCAACCGAAGATGGAATGGTTGTTACGAGGGATTCAGGGGCTACTTGGTCTGCGATGAACGTTGATGGCATATCTGCTGGTGATAGTGTAGCCCTATGGGCAAATACATCCCAATTTGGCGGCAAGATGATCAATGTCATGTTTGGCAGTGGAAAGAATATAGTTTTTGGTCAGGCTTTGGTAGGAACGGTGGCGCAGGAATTAGAGAATTCGGAATATGAAGAAGCGCTGCTCTCAGCCGGCGCAGATGAAAAAGTAGTCGAGGCATTGAAGACTAGGTCTTCGAAATAAAAAGAGGTAAGGTAAATAATTTCAAACGCCGGAGGAAAACCCTCCGGCGTTTTTGTTTTTCCGGGGGACTCAAACCGCTTATCTCCCCTGAAAAAGTATGGCATTTTACGCCTCCGCGATTATAATCGCCCACCATGAAGAACCGCAAATTGAAGATTTTTATCCCCCTTATAATTTCAAGCGCGCTAGCAATCCTCGCCATCCCCCCCTCGATCTGCCATGGAATGGCAAAAAAACACTCCGAATCCGCTAAATTCGAAGAAAGCCCCGGCTGGAACAAGATAGATCTTCGCATGAAAACTGCGTGGAAAGAGGCTGAATCTGAAGGAAAACGCTCAAAAATGCTCGAATGTATAATAAAAACCGAGGAAAAACCCGATAAAGATGGTCGCGAACTCCTAAAACGGGCTGGATTTAAGACCAGAACTTTTATAGGAAGGATAGTAACCGGATCGGTGGCAGCGGGAGACCTGCCGATGGTCGCTAACCTCGAAATGGTGGAAATCATGGAACTTGCGGCCCCCATGTCGCTTAAAAAGAAAAAATGATGCGATCATCGCGTGTTAAAACAGGCAAGCCCCTTCTCTTATACAAAACTCAACCACGGAAGTGGGCGTCGCATCTCATTTGATGCGCAATCGGGGGAATCATGAAGAAAAATCTAATCTATCTGACGATGGCGATCCTCATGGCCCTTCCATCGGCCGCGTACGCCGGAAAGCTCGATCTTCAGCTTAAAATGCTGGCCCAAAGTCCCGAAATCGGAAAGACTATGCTCGGCAAGTCCCTCTTCGTTCGCGGCGGACGAGAGTTTGTCGATGTCATAATAAAATCCTCCGATACCGCGATCACCAAAGAGGCGATCGAGGAAAATGGCGGAACGGTGAGAAGCCTCATCGGCAAGATAATGACAGCATTCGTTCCGATTTCTTACCTGAGCGCGCTGGAAAATCTGGATGAGGTGGAAGCCGTCGAGGCATCGGTACCGATGAAAAATCTGATGGACTCCGCTCGCTCAAATACCGGCGTAGCAACGCTTCAGGCCGGATATAAGAATGTGCAGTACACCGGGGAAAACGTCGTCGTAGGAGTCATCGACACGGGGATCGACTATTCCCATTCCGATTTCAATAACGCGGACGGAAAATCCCGCGTTCAGTACCTTCGATTTCAAAGCGCTGACGAAGATGGGTTCTCGATAACGGAATGCGCCAACGATACAATAAGGGATGGTTCGTGCGAGATATCCTACTATAACAATAAAGATGATGGCCACGGGACTCACGTAGCCGGAATTGCAGCCGGGAGCGATAACACTTACACGGGCGTTGCCAGCGCGGCAGACATAATGCTCGTTCGAAATGATTACCGCGATGATATAGCGGAGGATGGAGAACATGCTTCAGGTCCAACATTCACGGCCGGGGTACTGGATGGGATAGCCGAAATTTTCAAAAAAGCGGACATCCTCGATAAGCCGGCCGTAATAAACATCTCTCAGGGAACCCATATCGGCGCACACGACGATACATCCCTTCTTGAATTTGGAATAAACGAAGCCGTCGCCGGAAAATATGCTGACAATGGTAAAAACTACGGCAGGGCGGTGGTTGTGGCGGCTGGCAATGAGTACGTAAACACAGATATACTGAGAGAGCTGGGAACTCTTGGTGATACATATGCAGATCATGCAGGCGGAATTCACGCCTCGTTTGATGTCCCAAATGGTGAGAGCCATGCCTGGAGGCTTTGGGTAATACTGGGCCAAGCGGTGGGGAGAATTCCGCTTATAATCGACGCGTGGTTTGGCGTGGGAAGCCAGGACCACTGCTCGGTCGCATCGAACATATATCGTTACAATGATGTAGCATCTTCTGGGGCATCCACCTCGAAGGCGGTGGCATCTGTAGGAGACATTCGCCTCTCTGAAAATAAGAACGAAAGCGACGAATCATCGGACAAGATAGTAGCAACCGTTCTCGCTACCGATGGAGCCGATGCCAGAAACGGAAAGCCGAGGGCGATGGTGGCGTTTGCGCCTGGAAGCAAAGCCGCCACTATCGAAGAAGGGGAGATAATAATAATGAAAGATTACATAGGCATCACGAGCGGAAAGGGGTACGTCCTCGATATCATAATCCGCGCTAGCGGCGGAGAGTGCGGGGGGGATATGTGGTTGGAAGGGGGAGGAACCTACGCCAATTTTATGAAAGGAATCGACAACGGCGACTTTGACATGACAAGCGGCAACAACGGCGCTGCCTATGTATTCCACAGTCAAACGGGCAGTGGAAATAATTTGATGACGGTGGGGCTGCCTGCTACAGCCTCAGGCGTCATCGCGGTTGGCGCATACCTGCAGGAAAAACCACATGGACAAAATAAGAGCGAATGGAAAGACTATTACGGCAAAACGTGGGACGCGACCGATATAGACAGCGATACGGATGGCTATGCGAATATAAATGGCGGCACTGTAATGGAGAGATGCCCATTTTCAAGCGCAGGCCCTACGGCAACCGGAGCTATCAAACCCGAAATCATGGCGCCGGGGGACCCTGTAATCTCAACGCTGGCAAAAGGATACGAGAAATCTTACACGGATAGAGAAGGCACTAACTCCTTCAGGCCTCTCAAAATTGACCACAATCATTTCAAAAGCCAGGGGACATCGCAGGCCAGCCCTCACATAGCCGGGCTCGTGGCATTGCTATTCCAGAAAAACGACACCCTGACGGCTGACCAGACGAAGGACGCAATAATAGCCGGAGGCTCCCTCACGACCCCTACCTATGAGGTCGGATACGGAAATGTAAGCGCGACAAAGGTCATCGATTCCGTTTCTTCGCCCGATACGCGCGGATACAGCGGAACTGGAGATCTCAGCACAAGCGATCTGAATCCCAGTTCTTCCAAGGGATGCGGAGGAAGCATAGCGCCTTTTGATTCTGCCGGTTCCCTGTCGCAGATCATCATTCTCGCACTCGCCGCGGCAGGAATGGCGGTGCGAAGGATGAAAAAACATTGTTAATTGTTGGAACTGGATTCCCGCCTAAGACCGCGGGAATGACAACAAACGAGATTGTCATCCCCGCATGGTTTTGGCGGGGATCCGGTAGCTACAGTAACTTGGAATCGAATAAATGAAAAAAATCATCTCAGCGGCGCTGATCGCCGCAATCGCCATCGCAGCTTCATTTGGAATCTCAAAATTAAAATTTTTATCCAGCGCTGAAGATACGACCTTCGATATCAGACAGCTCGCCTTTTCCCCGAAAACATCTGCCAGCGCCGATATCGTCATGATCTGGATCGACGAAAAAACGATTTCGTCGCTGCCATATCGATCCCCGGTGCCGCGCGATTTCCTCGCCAAGTTAAATGACAGACTGCTTTCAGCAGGCGTGAAAATCGTGGGCTATGACATCTTTTTCAAGGGCACATCATTTCCCGAGGCCGACTCTGAACTCGCCGAATCATTGAAAAAATCAAACTCGCTCGCAGTGGTTCCGATGAGGCCGAGATCCCTCTGCCATGAAAAATTCGCAGAGGACCCGGCAATATCCGGATGCGTGGATCTTCCGGATGAAATTTTCATGAACTCACTTACGGGAATCGGACTTGCCGACCTGCCATTTTCCGCATTTGATTCCACAGTCAGGGAGGCAAAGCTTTCATTCATAACCGACCGCGGAAACACCCAATCCTTCGCTGCCATACTCTACGAGGCAGTTAGCGGCGACAGGGCGCAGGACCTGATCGGAGATCCTGCAAACTGGAAAGGGGTTGGGCTTTTATCCATCCCCCCTTTTTCTGATTCCTCCGGAAAAACAGCGATTCGTTTCGCCGGACCTCCGAGCACAATCGGATCCGAAAAAAATCCATTCAGGATATTTTCGGCGAAGATGGTCGCAGATGGCATGATTCCCGATTCATGGCTGAAGGATAAGATAGTTCTTATCGGCGCGGCATACGACGACGCCACCGATGCCTACCTCACGCCGTATTACGGAATATCTACCGGATTTGCCAGAATGAACGGCGTGGAAATACATGCAAACATTCTATCGTCGCTCATGACGAAACAGTTTTATTACTCGATAACTCGCTGGCAGGTATGGATGATATCGGCTGCGCTCGTAATTTTGGTCTCTCTTTCATCGACCATCTTCCCTCCGCTGCGATCGGCGGCTGTCGCTTTGGCTTCGGCGTTTGGATGGATATTCGTATCTGTAATCATTTTCAAAAAATATGCGATAGTCGCTCCGATCGTAACCCCTATCGTTGCGATAGCGATATGCTATCTCTTCGGAGTTGTCTGGAAGGCACTCACCGAGGGGAGGGAGCGAAAATTCATAAAAGGAGTTTTCTCAAGATACGTCCCGCCTGCCATAGTCGATAGGATAGTTGAAAATCCCGAGTTGATAAAGCTAGGCGGTGATGAACGGGTCATCACCAGCATGTTCACCGACATAGCATCTTTCACGAGCATCTCGGAAAAACTCGACCCTTCGACCCTCGTTTCTTTTCTAAATGAATATCTCGGCAGGATGAACGATGTGCTGTTCGAATTCGGCGCCACGCTCGACAAATACGAGGGGGATGCTATCATCGCATTTTTCAACGCTCCGCTCGACGTGGCAAATCATGAGATAGCCGCTGCAAGCGCCGCGATACGCATGAAAGCGGCTGAAAAAGATATCTCGGAAAAATGGAGCGGGCGCTGCGGCAGAGAAATCCGCACGAGGATCGGAATAAACACCGGCCCTGCCGTAATCGGCAACATGGGTTCGGAAGGTCGTTTGGATTACACAGCGATCGGCGACACGATAAATCTAGCAAGCCGACTCGAGGGAACGAATAAATTCTACGGAACGCACATAATTGCGAGCCAGTCCACCGCAGCCGCTCTGTCCGATTCGATAGTAAGAAGGCCTGTCGATCGCGTTCGTGTGAAAGGAAAAAACGAACCGATACTCATTTATGAGATCATAGGTTTTGCGAACGAGCTCGACCCGGCGCGGATCGATTTCGTAATTGCGCAATATCTTGAAGCGTTCAAAAAATTCGAACAGCGGGATTTTTCTGAAGCGAAATCGATCCTGCAAGATATTCTGACAAGACATCCCGATGATTTCCCATCAGTGGAACTTCTCAAGCGCTGCGAGCGCGGAATTTTGGATCCAAGTTGGGATCTTGTAACGGAGATCTCTGGAAAATAGAGATGTATGAATGAGACTCCCGTGACTGGCGACAATTGACAATGGACCATTGACCAGCTGCGATCGGTTGTTTTGGTCGATGGTCAATTGTCCATGGTCGAGGTTATTGTCGGAACGGGATTCACGTTTGCCCCGCGGTAGCGGCGGCTTAAATCATGCGGGAATGACATTCATGGTGTCATCCCCGAATGACGAGAAGGTTGTCATCCCCAAGTGCTTTAATCGGGGATCCAGTAAATCTAAAAAGGAGCTTGTATGAAAAAAATATTATATATCTTCACAGCGACAGCGCTCTTGGCAATTTCCACATCCGCCTTCGCCTCTGCCATCCTAGTGGACAGCGTTGGCGGCGTATCGGTAAAATTTCCGGATGAAAAAATTATGGCCGGCGAGATAGGGATGGAGATGCCGCAGGGAAGCTTTGTATCGACCGACAACTCGGGCAGAGCCTCGATACTCCTGGAAACGGGAACGGTGGCGGAGATAGGCCCCGACTCGAACTATTCGGTGGGAAGGGAAAGCAAAGAGGTCAAGAGCTCGGAATTCGGCGGAGGGATCATGCTCGCGATGCGCGAGATATCGGCCTCCGACGAAGGGCCTACCGTTCATGGAATGGTCAGGGGAGTTCGGACCTTCAAAAGAGCCCGGCCGCGCCCAAGGGCAAACATAATAGGAGCCATATATCCTAAAGCGACCAACGTGCTCCTGACGGATAAAATATCGTTCGAGTGGGACTCAGAGCCGAAGGTGGACTGGCCCTCTCCCGCAATAGCCATAGATGACGCATCGGCAAAAAATATCGCTATCATACCGATAAAGCAAAATCAGAGCTCCGCTATCGTCTCCAATTCCTCAGCCAGGTTTGAACGCGGAAAAAAATACAGCTGGTATCTCGCAACGAGATCGCCTGAGCTTTCTGGAAAGACCGCACGTTTCGAATTTGGCGTCCTCCCCTACCGCGCGGAAAAGGAGCTAAATTCCGAGATCGAAAAAATAAAGGGCTTAAAAATGTCCCCGGATGGGGAAGCCTTCATGAGAGCACAGGTCTATTATAGATACGCCCTCTATCGCATGGCGGTGGATACGCTCCAGCCGATCTACAAAAAAACCGGACAGGAAAATATCGGAAAGTTAATAGATCTCTCTCAGAAAAAGATGGGGATAAGAAGGAGTAAGGATTAAGTTCGGCAGTTGAAATTCGGTTCCTGCGTTTCTTATTCCTTCGGAGCAGCGTAGATCATCGCAGCAGCGGGAGCCCCCCGAAGCCATTTGTCGGATGTGTTGTTGTATGTAACCGACAGAACCATGGAGGAACCCTCCGAAACCGAAATCCCCCGAGGCTCGATGAAGGGATTGCCCTCGAGGTCCAGCAACTTATTTTCGGAATCGAGCTTTGCATCTGCACGCCAGAAAGGCTCAGCGTCGTCGGCAACGCCAACCTCTATTGAGGAGCCGAAATTCGACAGGGCCCCGTGCGCTGCGACCACGGAGAGAGCTTCATTCGTTTCGAAAGAGGCCGACATCTCTGCGAAATCATTCGGCGCGATCGAAACGGCGGAATGACCACACGGATCGAGCTCCAGGAGCATCGGCCTCACGTCCTTCAGGTTCGACTGCTCATTCATCGGTTTAACCAGAAGCGTGAGTTCGAAGAACACATCCTGATACTCCGTGCTCGATTCATTTTTTAGCGATACACGGGCCTCCATGGGATCGGTCGATAGAATCGGGTAGCCATATCCCTGCGGAAGATTAATATCGGTGAGCATCGAGGTAGCCATGGCAAAAGGGAGGCCGC from Myxococcales bacterium includes these protein-coding regions:
- a CDS encoding adenylate/guanylate cyclase domain-containing protein, with amino-acid sequence MKKIISAALIAAIAIAASFGISKLKFLSSAEDTTFDIRQLAFSPKTSASADIVMIWIDEKTISSLPYRSPVPRDFLAKLNDRLLSAGVKIVGYDIFFKGTSFPEADSELAESLKKSNSLAVVPMRPRSLCHEKFAEDPAISGCVDLPDEIFMNSLTGIGLADLPFSAFDSTVREAKLSFITDRGNTQSFAAILYEAVSGDRAQDLIGDPANWKGVGLLSIPPFSDSSGKTAIRFAGPPSTIGSEKNPFRIFSAKMVADGMIPDSWLKDKIVLIGAAYDDATDAYLTPYYGISTGFARMNGVEIHANILSSLMTKQFYYSITRWQVWMISAALVILVSLSSTIFPPLRSAAVALASAFGWIFVSVIIFKKYAIVAPIVTPIVAIAICYLFGVVWKALTEGRERKFIKGVFSRYVPPAIVDRIVENPELIKLGGDERVITSMFTDIASFTSISEKLDPSTLVSFLNEYLGRMNDVLFEFGATLDKYEGDAIIAFFNAPLDVANHEIAAASAAIRMKAAEKDISEKWSGRCGREIRTRIGINTGPAVIGNMGSEGRLDYTAIGDTINLASRLEGTNKFYGTHIIASQSTAAALSDSIVRRPVDRVRVKGKNEPILIYEIIGFANELDPARIDFVIAQYLEAFKKFEQRDFSEAKSILQDILTRHPDDFPSVELLKRCERGILDPSWDLVTEISGK
- a CDS encoding S8 family serine peptidase translates to MKKNLIYLTMAILMALPSAAYAGKLDLQLKMLAQSPEIGKTMLGKSLFVRGGREFVDVIIKSSDTAITKEAIEENGGTVRSLIGKIMTAFVPISYLSALENLDEVEAVEASVPMKNLMDSARSNTGVATLQAGYKNVQYTGENVVVGVIDTGIDYSHSDFNNADGKSRVQYLRFQSADEDGFSITECANDTIRDGSCEISYYNNKDDGHGTHVAGIAAGSDNTYTGVASAADIMLVRNDYRDDIAEDGEHASGPTFTAGVLDGIAEIFKKADILDKPAVINISQGTHIGAHDDTSLLEFGINEAVAGKYADNGKNYGRAVVVAAGNEYVNTDILRELGTLGDTYADHAGGIHASFDVPNGESHAWRLWVILGQAVGRIPLIIDAWFGVGSQDHCSVASNIYRYNDVASSGASTSKAVASVGDIRLSENKNESDESSDKIVATVLATDGADARNGKPRAMVAFAPGSKAATIEEGEIIIMKDYIGITSGKGYVLDIIIRASGGECGGDMWLEGGGTYANFMKGIDNGDFDMTSGNNGAAYVFHSQTGSGNNLMTVGLPATASGVIAVGAYLQEKPHGQNKSEWKDYYGKTWDATDIDSDTDGYANINGGTVMERCPFSSAGPTATGAIKPEIMAPGDPVISTLAKGYEKSYTDREGTNSFRPLKIDHNHFKSQGTSQASPHIAGLVALLFQKNDTLTADQTKDAIIAGGSLTTPTYEVGYGNVSATKVIDSVSSPDTRGYSGTGDLSTSDLNPSSSKGCGGSIAPFDSAGSLSQIIILALAAAGMAVRRMKKHC